One genomic window of Moorella glycerini includes the following:
- a CDS encoding Uma2 family endonuclease: MALVNQFDDDDCELKETASRYIPEGGLPVPPAKMSFTEFLAWCNEDTWAEWVDGEVVLLTPAAVKHQRVSLFLSSFLANYVLLEQQGQVFTAPFLVHLPEPVRRGREPDIIFIKQENLGRLQANYLDGAPDLVVEITSPESLARDRGEKFREYEAAGVPEYWLVDPDRRQAEFYHLEANGRYHLSTAGAAGVYYSRVIPGLGLKIEWLWQDPPLSALEALQQMGYKGRP, from the coding sequence GTGGCCCTGGTGAACCAGTTTGACGATGACGATTGCGAACTCAAGGAAACCGCCTCCCGGTATATACCGGAAGGTGGCCTCCCAGTGCCACCAGCCAAGATGAGCTTTACGGAGTTCCTGGCCTGGTGCAATGAGGACACCTGGGCCGAGTGGGTGGACGGGGAGGTAGTATTATTGACGCCGGCGGCCGTCAAACACCAGCGCGTAAGCCTGTTCCTGAGCAGTTTTCTCGCGAATTACGTGTTGTTAGAGCAGCAAGGGCAGGTTTTTACCGCCCCTTTCCTCGTCCACTTGCCAGAACCGGTCCGGCGGGGGAGAGAACCGGATATTATTTTTATCAAACAGGAGAACCTGGGACGGTTGCAAGCCAACTACCTGGACGGGGCGCCGGACCTGGTGGTGGAGATCACATCACCGGAGAGCCTCGCCCGGGACCGCGGTGAGAAGTTCAGGGAATATGAAGCAGCTGGTGTACCGGAGTACTGGCTGGTCGACCCTGACCGCCGGCAGGCCGAATTCTACCATTTGGAGGCGAACGGTCGCTATCATCTAAGCACCGCCGGTGCAGCGGGAGTCTACTATTCGCGCGTCATTCCCGGCCTGGGGCTGAAAATCGAGTGGCTATGGCAGGACCCGCCTCTATCCGCCCTGGAAGCCCTGCAGCAAATGGGTTACAAAGGGCGGCCATAA
- a CDS encoding adenine deaminase yields the protein MNTRLMAVALGQEKADLALINGQIVNVYTREIYPGGVAVCGDKIAATGAIDHCIGPETRVIDAGGRYLLPGFIDGHIHPESTNLSIRQFAEVVLTHGTTCIMADMHEVGVVGGMEAIEAVLAEAAGTPLKIYFIVPSHIPFAPGLETSGGHMDSEVIARALQSPDAVGLSEIVAPYLLQQFPDLLHSMDLTLAAGKSLQGHLPETKGPALQACLAAGVMTDHESLSTEDALERVRTGCHLMMREGSVAHNLADCLKVITEHHVDPTMCSIITDDLHTIDAVEKGHLDASLRVALASGIDFPTAVQMVTLNAARAFNLDREIGSLAPGRRADINITTGPEDFEVQTVIAGGKLVVEKGKLLTRFPVAEHNPILLNTVKLPRPLTATDLAIKVNGTARIARVKVMRTLDWIPITVGQEATLPVAGGIIQAAPDQDVIYIAQVERHGKGGRIGKAFMAGFNLKSGALASTIAHDNHNIIVLGVNHADMALAVNRLAEIGGGQIVVNNGQVLYEVPFPVLGLLSDLDAWALAEEKRRLNASAQKLGCTISMPFMFLSFISLAAIPEYAITDHGFIDVLQQKVIDPVLSVE from the coding sequence ATGAACACACGTTTGATGGCGGTAGCCCTGGGTCAGGAAAAGGCCGACCTGGCCCTTATAAACGGGCAAATCGTCAATGTTTATACACGGGAGATTTACCCCGGTGGAGTGGCTGTCTGCGGCGATAAAATCGCTGCCACCGGTGCAATCGACCACTGTATCGGCCCGGAAACACGTGTCATAGATGCCGGCGGCAGGTATTTATTGCCCGGCTTTATTGACGGTCATATCCACCCCGAAAGCACCAACCTCAGTATCCGCCAGTTCGCCGAAGTTGTTTTAACCCACGGGACTACCTGCATCATGGCTGATATGCACGAAGTAGGCGTTGTAGGGGGAATGGAGGCCATCGAGGCCGTCCTGGCCGAGGCGGCCGGTACCCCGCTGAAAATCTACTTTATCGTCCCTTCCCACATCCCCTTTGCCCCGGGTTTGGAAACCAGCGGTGGCCATATGGACAGCGAAGTTATCGCTAGGGCCCTGCAGAGCCCTGACGCTGTGGGGCTTTCGGAAATCGTAGCCCCTTACCTTCTCCAGCAGTTCCCGGACCTGTTGCATTCCATGGATTTGACCCTGGCAGCCGGCAAGTCCTTACAGGGTCACCTGCCAGAAACTAAAGGCCCGGCCCTTCAAGCTTGCCTGGCAGCAGGGGTAATGACCGATCACGAATCTTTGAGCACCGAAGATGCCCTGGAAAGGGTGCGTACCGGTTGCCACCTGATGATGCGTGAAGGTTCCGTGGCCCATAACCTGGCTGATTGCCTCAAGGTAATTACTGAACACCATGTTGACCCCACCATGTGCAGCATTATTACCGACGACCTTCACACCATCGATGCCGTAGAAAAGGGCCACCTGGATGCGAGCCTGCGCGTAGCCCTGGCCAGCGGCATTGATTTCCCCACTGCCGTGCAAATGGTAACGCTAAATGCCGCCCGCGCCTTTAACCTCGACCGGGAAATCGGTTCCCTGGCACCCGGCCGGCGGGCCGATATCAATATCACCACCGGACCGGAAGACTTCGAGGTACAAACCGTTATAGCCGGGGGCAAATTGGTAGTAGAAAAGGGGAAACTGTTAACCAGATTCCCGGTGGCAGAGCATAATCCCATCTTACTTAACACCGTCAAGCTGCCGCGGCCGCTGACGGCTACCGACCTGGCCATCAAAGTTAACGGTACAGCCAGGATCGCCAGGGTGAAGGTCATGCGCACCCTGGACTGGATCCCCATCACCGTAGGGCAGGAGGCCACCCTGCCGGTTGCCGGGGGAATTATCCAGGCCGCGCCGGACCAGGATGTCATTTATATCGCCCAGGTGGAGCGCCACGGTAAAGGCGGCCGGATAGGCAAAGCCTTTATGGCGGGGTTCAACCTGAAGAGCGGCGCCCTTGCCTCGACCATCGCCCATGATAACCATAATATTATCGTGCTGGGAGTTAACCATGCCGATATGGCCCTGGCCGTAAACCGCCTGGCGGAAATCGGTGGCGGCCAGATTGTGGTTAATAATGGCCAAGTGCTTTATGAAGTGCCCTTCCCGGTCCTGGGCCTGTTAAGCGACCTGGATGCCTGGGCCCTGGCGGAAGAAAAAAGGCGCCTCAACGCTTCCGCGCAAAAACTGGGCTGCACTATCAGCATGCCCTTTATGTTCCTTTCTTTTATCAGCCTGGCTGCCATTCCCGAGTACGCCATCACCGACCATGGTTTTATCGATGTCCTGCAGCAAAAGGTCATCGACCCGGTGCTTTCAGTAGAGTAA
- a CDS encoding DUF433 domain-containing protein: protein MQEVMPGIIVDPLIKGGKPVIKGTRVPVELIVGKLAGGLTYKEIMAEYDLKKKISWRHCATQLIYWRKNK, encoded by the coding sequence ATGCAGGAAGTAATGCCAGGCATCATTGTTGACCCATTAATTAAAGGGGGTAAGCCGGTAATAAAGGGTACGCGCGTACCGGTTGAACTTATCGTAGGTAAATTAGCCGGGGGCCTTACTTATAAAGAAATTATGGCAGAATACGACCTAAAAAAGAAGATATCCTGGCGGCACTGCGCTACGCAGCTAATATACTGGCGGAAGAACAAATAA
- a CDS encoding AbrB/MazE/SpoVT family DNA-binding domain-containing protein gives MEIASLSSKGQLVLPKNIREELALKRGGELKVELVGGKIILEPVYQKTRTAGWRRWRGALRGKRVLEEHLEEHRQEVDRDGEDI, from the coding sequence ATGGAAATAGCCAGTTTATCTTCCAAAGGGCAACTGGTACTACCGAAAAATATTAGAGAAGAGCTCGCCTTGAAACGTGGAGGAGAACTAAAGGTGGAGTTGGTAGGGGGTAAGATAATCCTTGAACCTGTTTACCAGAAAACCAGGACGGCTGGCTGGCGTCGCTGGCGTGGTGCCCTGCGCGGGAAGCGGGTATTGGAAGAACATCTGGAGGAACACAGGCAAGAGGTAGACCGTGATGGTGAAGATATTTGA
- a CDS encoding type II toxin-antitoxin system HicA family toxin produces MKRKELLRHLRQHGCRQLREGGNHTVFFNPSNFKTSTVPRHNEIEDFLANKICKDLGIPLVKKR; encoded by the coding sequence TTGAAGCGTAAGGAATTACTGCGCCATTTGCGCCAACATGGATGCCGGCAACTGCGAGAGGGTGGAAATCATACCGTTTTCTTTAACCCCTCTAACTTTAAGACATCTACAGTTCCGCGCCACAATGAAATCGAAGACTTCCTGGCCAACAAAATATGCAAAGACCTGGGCATCCCTTTAGTTAAGAAACGATAA
- the nagA gene encoding N-acetylglucosamine-6-phosphate deacetylase, protein MNRIDCRTGKRGDSALPTSILATRDISLQGGTIVLPDRVIAGGTLTIRGGKITALAGPGAAGEGAAVATAGVEGGYGGLGVAGCGNGGPAVDVAGSASLTAPGAGQVHRVITVDVSGRYVCPGFIDLHVHGGGGHGFDWQQPWTEWEQVARVHARHGVTGLLATVPAPHGAWHLLHEFRQEVAGKRWDGSTILGLHLEGPYLSPARRGCWPESSLRLPRPDDCRALLEAAGPVLKIITLAPELPGAMECISLLAAAGVAVAMGHTDATYDQAVRAARAGARKVTHLYNAMRVLHHREPGAAGAALDLAGVTAEIICDGVHVHPAAMRLALRARGVDGLNLVTDASPLAGAPDPGIEVPFGQFPVRIVDGACRTPDGSLAGSLLTIDQAVANAVRLLDIPIWEAVRMASLVPARSIGIAQRKGSLEQGKDADIAILDSDFKVEATFIGGCLVYVAPEAAGRYKIRY, encoded by the coding sequence ATGAACCGTATCGATTGCCGGACAGGAAAGAGGGGAGACAGCGCTTTGCCGACCAGCATACTAGCGACCAGAGATATATCCTTGCAGGGCGGTACCATTGTCCTGCCGGACCGGGTAATTGCCGGCGGTACTTTAACGATTAGGGGCGGAAAAATCACCGCCCTTGCCGGGCCCGGCGCTGCCGGGGAAGGTGCAGCCGTTGCCACGGCCGGCGTTGAGGGTGGCTATGGTGGCCTAGGCGTAGCTGGTTGCGGCAACGGTGGCCCGGCTGTAGACGTGGCGGGTTCTGCCAGCCTCACTGCTCCCGGTGCCGGCCAGGTGCACCGGGTCATAACCGTAGACGTTTCCGGCCGCTATGTCTGCCCTGGGTTCATTGACCTGCACGTCCACGGTGGCGGCGGCCACGGCTTTGACTGGCAGCAACCGTGGACTGAATGGGAGCAGGTGGCCCGCGTCCACGCCCGCCACGGAGTAACCGGCCTCCTGGCCACAGTCCCGGCCCCCCACGGTGCATGGCACCTGCTGCATGAGTTCCGCCAGGAGGTGGCCGGGAAAAGATGGGACGGGAGTACCATTCTCGGCCTGCATCTGGAGGGGCCGTACTTAAGCCCGGCGCGCCGCGGCTGCTGGCCTGAGTCTTCCCTGCGGCTGCCCCGGCCTGACGATTGCCGCGCCCTCCTGGAAGCCGCCGGTCCCGTCCTGAAAATCATTACCCTGGCCCCGGAACTGCCCGGTGCTATGGAATGTATCTCTCTCCTGGCCGCCGCCGGGGTGGCGGTCGCCATGGGCCACACGGACGCCACCTATGACCAGGCGGTCCGGGCGGCCCGCGCCGGCGCCCGGAAGGTCACCCACCTCTACAACGCCATGCGGGTGCTGCACCACCGGGAGCCCGGCGCCGCAGGGGCAGCCCTGGATCTGGCCGGGGTGACGGCGGAAATAATCTGCGATGGCGTCCACGTCCACCCGGCCGCCATGCGCCTGGCCCTGCGGGCCAGAGGGGTGGACGGCCTCAACCTGGTCACCGACGCCAGCCCCCTGGCCGGGGCTCCGGATCCGGGAATAGAAGTGCCCTTCGGCCAGTTCCCCGTAAGGATCGTTGACGGCGCCTGCCGCACGCCTGACGGTTCCCTGGCCGGCAGCCTCCTGACCATAGACCAGGCGGTAGCCAATGCCGTCCGGTTGCTGGATATCCCCATCTGGGAAGCGGTGCGCATGGCCAGCCTTGTCCCCGCCCGGTCCATCGGCATAGCACAACGCAAGGGCTCCCTGGAACAGGGAAAAGACGCGGATATCGCCATCCTGGACAGCGACTTTAAAGTGGAAGCCACCTTCATCGGCGGCTGCCTGGTCTATGTCGCCCCAGAAGCCGCCGGGAGATATAAAATTAGGTATTGA
- a CDS encoding amidohydrolase, translated as MPQILIKNGYVVSMNPLRQVFAGGDVLVEGDKIVAAGTVPAELIKHDAEVVDASGKIVMPGLVNTHVHLSQQLGRGLGDDVDLLTWLHERIWPYESSMDLEDSYISSLACCLELIHSGVTTFAEPGGQEVDGMGRAVEEIGLRGILARSTMDCGEGLPAKWRESTDYALRKQEEHIRRWHGQANGRIKVWFGLRTIFNNSDELIKRTKDLADKYGVGIHMHVAEIDEEVRFAKATRGHTTVEHLAQLGVLDANFLAVHTVWLTEKEIDLFLLHDVKVSHNPAAAMRVLGFARVPEMIAKGITVSIGTDGAPSNNRMDMMDEMYLATLIHKGRNLNPKILPAEKVLEMATIDGARCLLWDDAIGSLEPGKKADLIIINPRSAGSLPLHDPIANLVYAMHASNVEASMCDGRWLMRDKKILTVNEEEILDRVQARAAALVKKAGIVLPDRFPVVKVR; from the coding sequence ATGCCACAGATACTCATTAAAAATGGCTATGTAGTCTCCATGAATCCCCTCCGCCAGGTCTTCGCCGGCGGCGATGTCTTGGTGGAAGGGGATAAGATCGTCGCTGCCGGGACGGTGCCGGCGGAGCTAATCAAACATGATGCCGAAGTCGTCGATGCCAGCGGCAAAATCGTCATGCCGGGGCTGGTCAATACCCACGTCCACCTGTCCCAGCAACTGGGGCGCGGCTTGGGCGACGACGTCGACCTGCTAACCTGGCTCCACGAGCGCATCTGGCCCTACGAGAGCAGTATGGACCTGGAGGATTCCTATATCTCCTCCCTGGCTTGCTGCCTGGAGCTGATCCACTCCGGGGTGACGACCTTTGCCGAGCCCGGCGGCCAGGAGGTCGATGGGATGGGCCGCGCCGTAGAAGAGATTGGCCTGCGCGGTATCCTGGCCCGTTCCACCATGGACTGCGGCGAAGGGCTGCCGGCCAAGTGGCGGGAGAGTACCGACTACGCCCTCCGGAAACAGGAAGAACATATCCGGCGCTGGCACGGCCAGGCCAACGGCCGCATCAAAGTATGGTTCGGCCTGCGGACTATCTTCAACAATTCCGATGAGCTAATCAAACGCACCAAGGACCTGGCCGATAAATACGGGGTAGGCATCCACATGCACGTGGCCGAGATTGATGAAGAGGTACGCTTTGCTAAAGCCACCCGCGGCCATACTACAGTTGAGCACCTGGCTCAACTGGGAGTCTTGGATGCCAATTTCCTGGCCGTCCATACCGTCTGGCTGACGGAAAAGGAGATCGATCTTTTCCTCCTGCATGATGTCAAGGTATCTCACAACCCGGCGGCGGCCATGCGCGTCTTGGGTTTTGCCCGGGTGCCGGAGATGATCGCCAAAGGTATCACCGTCTCCATCGGCACCGACGGCGCGCCCTCCAACAACCGCATGGACATGATGGACGAGATGTACCTGGCCACCCTGATCCATAAAGGCCGCAACCTGAATCCCAAGATTTTGCCGGCGGAAAAAGTCCTGGAGATGGCCACCATCGACGGCGCCCGCTGCCTGTTATGGGATGACGCGATCGGCTCCCTAGAACCCGGAAAAAAAGCCGATCTGATAATCATCAACCCCCGGAGCGCCGGGAGCCTGCCCCTCCATGACCCCATTGCCAACCTAGTCTACGCCATGCACGCCAGCAATGTCGAGGCCTCCATGTGCGACGGCCGGTGGCTAATGAGGGATAAAAAGATCCTCACCGTCAACGAAGAAGAAATCCTCGATCGGGTCCAGGCCAGAGCGGCGGCCCTGGTAAAGAAGGCCGGCATTGTCCTGCCGGACCGTTTCCCGGTAGTAAAGGTAAGGTAG
- a CDS encoding YvrJ family protein yields the protein MENLWVQIGNYGFPMVIAFYLLVRVEKKLDDLTVAINELARTLKPPG from the coding sequence ATGGAAAACCTCTGGGTCCAGATCGGCAACTATGGCTTCCCTATGGTCATTGCCTTTTACCTCTTAGTCAGGGTGGAGAAAAAACTCGATGACCTGACGGTAGCTATAAACGAGCTGGCCCGAACCCTGAAACCCCCCGGCTGA
- a CDS encoding DUF1659 domain-containing protein — MAVISTPLATTLRLQVQTGTDATGQPVYRVRSYSRVKPSASDQDVYDVAQAIGSLQVHPVNAVSRVNENDLSAGT, encoded by the coding sequence ATGGCCGTTATCAGCACCCCGCTGGCCACCACCTTACGCCTGCAGGTGCAGACCGGGACTGACGCTACTGGGCAACCCGTTTACCGGGTGCGCTCCTACAGCCGCGTCAAACCTTCTGCCAGTGACCAGGATGTCTACGACGTCGCCCAGGCCATTGGCAGCCTGCAGGTACATCCCGTTAACGCCGTCAGCCGCGTTAACGAGAACGACCTCAGTGCCGGCACCTAA
- a CDS encoding DUF2922 domain-containing protein, giving the protein MLTKRLELIFQNAAGRRTTLAVQDPRDNLTEAEVRSVMELILARNIFTSPGGDLTAIVGARIVTRDVTDIIAA; this is encoded by the coding sequence ATGCTTACCAAACGCCTGGAATTGATCTTCCAGAATGCTGCCGGCCGCCGGACCACCCTGGCCGTCCAGGACCCGCGGGATAACCTGACCGAGGCTGAAGTCCGGAGCGTTATGGAACTCATCCTGGCCAGGAACATCTTTACCTCGCCCGGCGGCGACTTGACGGCTATTGTCGGGGCCCGTATCGTCACCAGGGACGTCACCGACATCATCGCTGCTTAA
- a CDS encoding helix-turn-helix domain-containing protein: MDIGATIRLQRMAKGISIRELARLTGLSPSAISQIETGKSVPNILTMKAIAEALGISVISFLMENLDTKISLVKPEERPRLIRNSTPTGDLIEEFLTRGRNFQMEPAVITVPPEADSGRAISHPGEELIFILEGELKYILEGVNDYNLKKGDCLYYPCTIPHRWRNPSRQIEAQFLIVATPSLF, from the coding sequence TTGGATATTGGCGCCACCATCAGGTTACAAAGAATGGCGAAAGGGATCTCTATCCGGGAATTGGCCCGCCTAACCGGTCTCTCTCCCAGTGCCATCAGTCAGATCGAAACAGGTAAATCTGTTCCCAATATACTAACCATGAAAGCAATTGCTGAAGCCCTGGGGATCTCAGTTATATCCTTTTTAATGGAAAACCTGGATACCAAGATTAGCCTGGTGAAACCGGAGGAACGGCCACGCCTTATCCGTAATTCTACACCTACGGGTGACCTTATTGAAGAATTCCTTACCCGGGGACGAAATTTCCAGATGGAGCCGGCGGTAATTACCGTACCGCCAGAAGCCGATTCCGGTAGGGCGATATCTCATCCCGGCGAAGAACTTATTTTTATTTTAGAGGGTGAGCTTAAATACATCCTGGAGGGAGTAAATGATTATAATCTAAAAAAAGGGGATTGTCTTTATTACCCCTGCACTATCCCCCACCGCTGGCGTAACCCCTCCAGACAAATTGAGGCCCAATTTTTAATTGTTGCTACCCCGTCGCTGTTCTAA
- a CDS encoding Fic family protein: MKPENFTKLAPGRTIWMPEGFWAFVPDPLPPNIDWNSNLVTALSAADRAVGELAGLGRNLPNPHLLINPFIRREAVLSSRIEGTRASLSDIYAYEVGQLRFWEYMDTEDVREVVNYIRALEYGLQRMNDLPLSLRLIRELHGILMEGVRGSSRAPGEFRRVQNWIGPPGCSAAEAHFVPPPVSEMHQALDKLERFLHDEQGLPPLIKAALAHYQFEAIHPFLDGNGRMGRMLIILLLCNWGILPQPLLYLSAYFAMYRDTYYECLQSVSTRGDWNKWLLFFLQGVESQARDAILRAKRLQDLQRNYHQRLARTRVPATTLRLVDFLFEYPVVSVPQLARYLDITFTATSKHVKALEEEGILRRAGERKRNQLYVAVEVLAAIENPLTSDSSSTR; this comes from the coding sequence ATGAAACCGGAAAATTTTACTAAATTGGCTCCCGGGCGTACCATATGGATGCCGGAAGGTTTTTGGGCCTTCGTTCCCGATCCATTGCCTCCAAACATAGACTGGAATTCAAACCTGGTGACGGCGCTCTCGGCCGCCGATCGTGCTGTAGGCGAACTTGCCGGTTTAGGACGCAACCTACCAAACCCGCATTTACTTATCAATCCCTTTATTCGCCGGGAAGCAGTTCTATCCTCACGGATAGAAGGAACACGGGCCTCGTTATCAGATATATACGCTTATGAAGTAGGACAGCTACGTTTTTGGGAATATATGGATACAGAAGATGTGCGCGAAGTGGTTAATTATATCCGGGCATTAGAATATGGGTTGCAACGGATGAATGATTTACCCTTGAGCCTGCGATTAATACGGGAACTTCACGGTATTCTCATGGAAGGGGTACGTGGTAGCAGCCGGGCACCGGGCGAATTCCGGCGAGTACAGAACTGGATTGGTCCACCTGGATGCAGCGCGGCTGAGGCCCATTTCGTACCGCCACCGGTTTCCGAGATGCATCAAGCCCTTGATAAATTAGAAAGATTTTTGCATGACGAGCAAGGATTGCCACCTCTTATCAAAGCAGCCCTGGCACATTACCAGTTTGAGGCCATCCATCCATTTTTAGACGGAAATGGACGTATGGGCCGCATGCTAATTATATTATTATTGTGCAACTGGGGTATTTTACCCCAACCATTACTGTATTTAAGCGCCTATTTTGCCATGTACAGGGATACTTATTATGAGTGCCTTCAAAGTGTAAGCACCCGGGGAGATTGGAATAAATGGCTGCTCTTTTTTTTACAGGGAGTTGAGTCCCAGGCCCGTGACGCTATTCTACGTGCCAAACGTTTACAGGACCTGCAGAGAAATTATCACCAACGTTTGGCTCGAACCCGTGTTCCGGCTACAACCCTGCGATTGGTTGATTTCTTGTTTGAATACCCGGTGGTTTCTGTCCCGCAACTGGCGCGTTACCTGGATATTACCTTTACCGCCACCAGTAAACACGTCAAAGCACTGGAAGAAGAAGGCATTTTGCGAAGAGCTGGCGAACGCAAACGCAATCAACTATATGTAGCCGTAGAAGTACTAGCGGCGATCGAGAATCCTCTTACCAGCGACTCTTCCTCCACCAGATAG
- a CDS encoding type II toxin-antitoxin system VapC family toxin: protein MVKIFDAYAVLCWMQEEPGSSYIEHLLDQAEKEVIKIQISAINIGEIFYRLVKSGHSKEAASFLMDVKKKIFPWRVMPASNTRIWEAAKLKGEYRISYADAFALALARKTGGAIVTRDPEIIEVCNSGRFLLDQIPSEWPLQAKK from the coding sequence ATGGTGAAGATATTTGATGCCTATGCCGTCTTATGCTGGATGCAAGAAGAACCCGGTTCATCTTACATTGAGCATCTGTTGGACCAGGCCGAAAAAGAAGTAATTAAGATCCAGATATCAGCCATTAATATTGGGGAAATCTTTTACCGCCTTGTTAAGAGTGGGCATAGCAAAGAGGCGGCCTCCTTTTTAATGGACGTTAAAAAGAAAATCTTTCCCTGGCGGGTAATGCCGGCATCTAATACACGTATCTGGGAAGCAGCGAAACTAAAAGGCGAATACAGGATCTCTTACGCCGATGCTTTTGCCCTGGCACTGGCCCGGAAAACAGGGGGTGCAATAGTTACAAGGGACCCCGAAATAATTGAAGTTTGTAATAGCGGGCGTTTTCTATTGGATCAAATACCCTCAGAATGGCCACTTCAGGCAAAAAAATGA
- a CDS encoding SIS domain-containing protein, translating into MSRMLTEILEQPGVLRRLLQEEKENIRSIANLIQERQCRYAVIAARGTSDHAATFAKYALEVYTGLPVALAAPSVITLYRGRLQLQDALIIGISQSGEAADVGEILRQGRASGAVVVTITNEAESTLARQADHLLLCRAGKETALAATKTYTSELALLGMLVAALAGRDDLNAALAGVPEAMEACLALAPRINQVVERYAYMDECVVLGRGLNYPTALEVALKLQETCYVQAQGFSAADFLHGPIAIVDRGFPAIIVAPSGKSYMQMQEMAGQLLARGAELIVISDRQEILGQARTGLELPTVDEFVSPLTSIVVMQLFACFLAGAKGLDPDQPRGLRKVTVTR; encoded by the coding sequence ATGTCGCGCATGTTAACGGAGATCCTGGAGCAGCCGGGCGTGTTGCGCCGGCTGCTCCAGGAAGAAAAAGAAAACATCCGCTCCATAGCCAACCTCATCCAGGAGCGGCAGTGCCGCTATGCGGTTATCGCTGCCCGCGGTACCTCTGACCATGCCGCCACCTTCGCCAAATACGCCCTGGAGGTTTACACCGGCCTGCCGGTAGCCCTGGCCGCTCCCTCGGTAATCACCCTTTACCGGGGCCGCCTGCAGCTGCAGGACGCCCTGATAATCGGCATCTCCCAGTCGGGCGAGGCGGCCGACGTAGGGGAGATCCTGCGCCAGGGCCGGGCGAGCGGCGCGGTGGTAGTCACCATCACCAACGAAGCGGAATCCACCCTGGCCCGGCAGGCCGACCACCTGCTCCTCTGCCGCGCCGGTAAAGAGACAGCACTGGCGGCGACCAAGACGTATACCAGCGAACTGGCCCTGCTGGGCATGCTGGTGGCGGCCCTGGCCGGGCGTGACGACTTGAACGCCGCCCTGGCAGGGGTGCCGGAGGCCATGGAGGCCTGCCTGGCCCTGGCGCCACGCATCAACCAGGTCGTAGAGCGGTACGCTTATATGGACGAATGTGTGGTCCTGGGCCGGGGGCTGAACTACCCCACCGCCCTGGAGGTGGCCCTGAAGCTGCAGGAAACCTGCTACGTTCAGGCCCAGGGCTTCTCCGCCGCCGACTTTTTACACGGCCCCATTGCCATTGTTGATCGGGGCTTCCCGGCTATCATCGTAGCGCCTTCTGGCAAGAGCTATATGCAGATGCAGGAAATGGCCGGCCAGCTCCTGGCCCGCGGGGCGGAACTCATCGTCATCTCCGACCGGCAGGAGATCCTGGGCCAGGCCCGGACCGGCCTGGAACTGCCAACCGTGGACGAATTCGTCTCGCCCCTTACCAGCATCGTGGTCATGCAGCTTTTCGCCTGTTTCCTGGCCGGGGCGAAGGGCCTGGACCCCGATCAACCGCGGGGATTGCGTAAGGTAACCGTGACCCGTTAG
- a CDS encoding type II toxin-antitoxin system HicB family antitoxin, translating into MRLTAVMQKRGDWYIGFIKEIPGINSQGKTLEELRNNLKEATQLILQANAELAGKFQGPDTIIEPLEIAVEAVN; encoded by the coding sequence ATGCGCTTAACTGCTGTTATGCAAAAACGTGGTGACTGGTATATAGGCTTTATTAAAGAAATCCCCGGCATAAATAGCCAGGGGAAAACCCTTGAAGAACTACGAAACAACCTTAAGGAAGCCACTCAGTTAATATTGCAGGCAAACGCAGAATTAGCAGGCAAGTTTCAAGGACCAGATACTATTATTGAACCCCTGGAAATTGCGGTGGAGGCCGTAAATTGA